A section of the Clostridium sp. TW13 genome encodes:
- a CDS encoding response regulator transcription factor, which translates to MKILLVEDDMTLAMGIEYSLKNEGFEVIHANTLAKGRQAYKDLEIDMILLDVTLPDGSGYDLCKEIRKGSDVPIIFLTACDEEVNIVLGLDMGADDYLTKPVRVRELIARINAVARRKKKEDSNSDKIAFRDLTILPLKYEVYKQSEKIALTSVEYKLLLLLFENKGNVLTRVQLLQKLWDIEGDFIEEKTLTVYIKRLREKLGEDKDNPYIETVRGVGYKWIGEER; encoded by the coding sequence ATGAAGATTTTATTAGTAGAAGATGATATGACTTTGGCTATGGGAATAGAGTATTCATTAAAGAATGAAGGGTTTGAAGTAATTCATGCTAATACCTTAGCAAAAGGCAGACAAGCTTATAAAGATTTAGAGATAGATATGATTTTATTAGATGTTACTCTGCCTGATGGGAGTGGATATGATCTTTGCAAAGAAATTCGTAAAGGTAGTGATGTCCCTATAATATTTTTAACTGCTTGTGATGAAGAAGTTAATATTGTTCTGGGACTTGATATGGGAGCAGATGATTATTTAACCAAGCCTGTTAGAGTAAGGGAGCTTATTGCTAGAATTAATGCAGTGGCAAGAAGAAAAAAGAAGGAAGATAGCAATTCAGATAAAATTGCATTTAGGGATTTAACTATATTGCCTCTAAAGTATGAGGTGTATAAGCAATCAGAAAAGATAGCGTTAACTTCAGTGGAGTATAAGTTATTGTTACTACTTTTTGAGAATAAAGGTAATGTGCTTACTCGAGTGCAATTACTTCAAAAACTCTGGGATATAGAAGGAGATTTTATAGAAGAAAAAACTCTAACAGTATATATTAAAAGGCTAAGAGAAAAGCTTGGAGAAGATAAGGATAACCCTTATATAGAAACTGTACGAGGTGTTGGATATAAGTGGATAGGTGAAGAAAGATGA
- a CDS encoding sensor histidine kinase: MNLRRFYTNPEVKRITFKFIIILLLGTVSIFLLSLTIVKSINKILVNQNAIVLAETLENKQPKDLIRNFYTVKSKDELSKAKALLKSYGYDEELALESNDITYGFFKEILMAFIPIYIFFVVILYLLFMREMKNVFSQIQKIVKETNTMSDGKYVRIEGRFEEGEMAMLISSLNYMGDRVNNSIELLKEEREYLKDFLSDISHQLKTPLASLIMFNDLLRENENMPYDDRVNFLNKCEEQLGRMEWLIMNLLKVGRLEAGAINFRVENQSIEETINIAVSSLKATAKNRNQCLTIVGDLDSKIKHDREWLAEAISNIVKNAIEHTGENGEIIVKVDRGKLITKIYINDNGPGIPKDMQTKIFQRFYKGENSVNPKSIGIGLSLAKTIVEEQRGEIKLISEEGKGSSFIISFIN; encoded by the coding sequence ATGAATTTAAGAAGATTTTATACCAATCCAGAGGTAAAAAGAATTACGTTTAAATTTATAATAATTTTACTGTTAGGTACGGTCAGTATATTTTTGTTATCACTAACTATAGTAAAAAGCATAAATAAGATCTTAGTAAATCAAAATGCAATAGTATTAGCAGAGACCTTAGAGAATAAGCAGCCAAAAGATTTAATTAGAAATTTCTATACAGTAAAATCTAAGGATGAACTAAGCAAGGCAAAAGCATTATTAAAAAGCTATGGTTATGATGAGGAGCTTGCCTTAGAAAGCAATGATATAACCTATGGTTTTTTTAAAGAAATACTGATGGCATTTATACCAATTTATATATTTTTTGTTGTAATTCTGTATTTGCTGTTTATGAGAGAAATGAAGAATGTATTTTCTCAGATACAAAAGATAGTAAAGGAAACCAATACTATGTCAGATGGTAAATATGTACGAATTGAAGGTAGGTTTGAAGAAGGAGAGATGGCAATGCTAATCTCTTCTTTAAATTACATGGGAGATAGGGTTAACAATTCTATTGAATTGCTAAAAGAAGAAAGAGAGTATCTAAAAGATTTTCTATCTGACATATCGCATCAATTAAAAACACCTCTTGCATCCTTAATTATGTTTAATGATTTATTAAGAGAAAATGAGAATATGCCATATGATGATAGAGTGAATTTTTTAAACAAGTGTGAGGAACAGCTTGGTAGAATGGAATGGCTTATAATGAATTTATTGAAGGTCGGCAGACTTGAAGCTGGAGCTATTAACTTCAGAGTAGAAAATCAGTCAATAGAAGAAACAATTAATATTGCAGTATCTTCATTAAAAGCAACAGCTAAAAATAGAAACCAATGTTTAACTATTGTTGGAGATTTAGATTCGAAAATTAAGCATGATAGAGAATGGTTAGCAGAAGCTATATCTAATATTGTAAAGAATGCTATTGAGCATACAGGTGAAAATGGGGAGATTATTGTTAAAGTGGATAGAGGAAAGCTTATTACTAAAATTTATATAAATGATAATGGACCAGGTATTCCTAAAGATATGCAAACAAAAATTTTTCAAAGGTTTTACAAAGGAGAGAACTCTGTAAATCCAAAGAGCATAGGCATAGGTTTATCTTTGGCTAAAACTATTGTTGAAGAACAAAGAGGAGAAATAAAACTTATAAGTGAAGAAGGAAAAGGATCAAGTTTTATTATTAGCTTTATAAATTAG
- a CDS encoding ABC transporter ATP-binding protein codes for MVVIKTERLSKIYGKKDNKVVALDNVSLEVNKGEFVAVVGASGSGKSTLLHQIGGVDRPTYGSVIIDNQDIYKLKEESLAIFRRRKIGFVFQSFNLIPVLSVEENIKMPALLDHQKVDDEYFKDLVKTLGLEDRLNHLPSELSGGQQQRVALARALINKPAIILADEPTGNLDSETSKEIMEMLKLSIRKYNQTAIVITHDLSIAENADRIIKIKDGKVVE; via the coding sequence ATGGTTGTAATAAAAACTGAAAGATTAAGCAAGATTTATGGAAAGAAAGACAATAAGGTTGTTGCTCTAGATAATGTTAGCCTTGAGGTAAACAAAGGTGAGTTTGTAGCAGTAGTAGGTGCCAGTGGATCTGGAAAGAGTACTTTGTTGCATCAAATTGGAGGAGTGGATCGTCCAACCTATGGGAGTGTAATTATTGATAATCAAGATATATACAAGTTGAAAGAAGAGAGCTTAGCTATATTTAGAAGAAGGAAGATTGGTTTTGTGTTTCAATCTTTTAACTTGATTCCAGTTTTATCTGTAGAAGAAAATATAAAGATGCCAGCATTACTTGACCATCAAAAAGTTGATGATGAATATTTTAAGGATTTAGTAAAAACTCTTGGTTTAGAGGATAGATTGAATCATCTACCTTCAGAACTTTCAGGTGGACAACAACAAAGAGTAGCTTTAGCAAGAGCTTTGATAAATAAACCAGCTATAATTTTAGCAGATGAGCCAACAGGAAACCTAGACAGTGAAACTTCAAAGGAAATCATGGAGATGTTGAAACTTTCAATTAGAAAGTATAATCAAACAGCAATAGTTATAACCCATGATTTATCTATAGCTGAAAATGCAGATAGAATCATTAAAATAAAAGATGGAAAAGTAGTTGAGTAG
- a CDS encoding cation-translocating P-type ATPase yields MTEQEKVNQMQGLTNEEARKLQERYGKNALVSEKKENFFLKIIEVLKEPMFLLLIVAAIIYFILGEPRDGAIMLVFVVGIISIDVIQEWKTDKTLKALKNLSAPHITVIRDRKEQLISSEDLVPGDLMIITEGVKIPADGTVIKANDLCVDESSLTGEAEPVWKVIEEQDNKDYWKKNYCYAGTLTTQGCGIILVDKIGAETEYGKIGKNIADAPDRPTPMEKQTGKLVKVCAIIAAVLLMLVCGITYMNLHDYIFKDRIIESILSGITLAMAMIPEEFPVILTVFLSMGAWRLARKHSLIRRLPAVETLGAVSVLCVDKTGTVTMNKMKVQQCWSLNNDIYSLSKAMGMACETEAYDPMEKAMVDYCEQNNITKKELFSGELITEYSFTNENKMMGHVWKSPEEIVIAAKGSPEKILTLCGLSADEFTKVKNQIYEMSSKGLRVIAIGKMKVNDVENIPSTIHECKLELLGLVGLADPPRDGINKDIQRCVKAGVRVVMITGDNGITASSIAKQVGIPHSDEIITGDDLNNMEDDELREKIKTVSIFSRVVPEHKMRIVKAFKEIGEVVAMTGDGVNDAPALKYADIGIAMGKRGSEVSREAADLILLDDNFSTIVDTIKDGRRIYDNIRKAVGYVFTIHIPIAFASLLAPLLGVESSLLLLLPVHVVLLELIIDPTCSIVLERQPAEDDIMERQPRNAKENILTPNLLLRSVLQGMVLFIASFGTYYLYLQQNPQEAATARSMGLAIIMIANLLLVQVNSSNKNLAYESVANLKKDKVMWAIFIGTIVGLAVILYSPISIFLNLAPLSIMQLGIVVGIAVISVMWYDIMKLFKKD; encoded by the coding sequence ATGACAGAACAAGAAAAAGTAAATCAAATGCAAGGGTTAACAAATGAGGAAGCTAGGAAGCTCCAAGAAAGGTATGGAAAGAATGCACTAGTTTCAGAGAAAAAAGAAAATTTCTTTCTCAAAATTATAGAGGTATTAAAGGAACCAATGTTTCTACTACTTATTGTAGCAGCCATAATATACTTTATCCTTGGTGAACCTCGTGATGGAGCCATAATGCTAGTATTTGTGGTTGGAATAATTAGCATTGATGTAATTCAGGAATGGAAGACAGACAAGACATTAAAAGCATTGAAAAATTTATCAGCACCACATATAACAGTAATTAGAGATAGAAAAGAACAGTTAATAAGTAGTGAGGATTTGGTACCAGGAGATTTGATGATAATAACAGAAGGTGTAAAAATACCTGCAGATGGAACAGTTATTAAGGCTAATGATCTCTGTGTGGATGAATCATCATTAACTGGTGAAGCAGAGCCAGTATGGAAGGTAATTGAGGAGCAGGATAATAAGGATTATTGGAAGAAGAATTATTGTTATGCTGGCACATTAACTACTCAAGGTTGTGGTATCATCTTGGTAGATAAGATAGGTGCTGAAACTGAATATGGAAAGATAGGCAAAAATATTGCAGATGCCCCAGATAGACCGACCCCTATGGAAAAGCAAACCGGTAAATTGGTTAAAGTATGTGCAATAATTGCTGCAGTTTTATTAATGTTGGTCTGTGGTATAACTTATATGAACTTACATGATTACATTTTTAAGGATAGAATTATTGAAAGCATACTATCAGGAATAACTCTTGCCATGGCAATGATTCCCGAAGAGTTTCCTGTTATATTAACGGTATTTTTATCTATGGGAGCTTGGAGATTAGCTAGGAAACATTCTCTTATTCGTAGACTTCCAGCTGTAGAAACTTTAGGTGCTGTTTCAGTGCTTTGTGTTGATAAAACAGGCACCGTCACAATGAACAAAATGAAAGTACAGCAGTGTTGGTCATTAAATAATGATATATACAGTTTAAGTAAAGCAATGGGAATGGCTTGTGAGACAGAAGCCTATGATCCTATGGAAAAGGCTATGGTAGATTATTGTGAGCAAAATAATATTACAAAAAAAGAGTTATTTAGCGGAGAGCTAATTACTGAATATTCTTTTACTAACGAGAATAAAATGATGGGTCATGTTTGGAAGTCGCCAGAAGAAATTGTGATAGCAGCAAAGGGTTCTCCAGAAAAGATATTAACTCTTTGTGGATTATCAGCAGATGAGTTTACAAAGGTAAAGAATCAAATATATGAAATGTCCTCTAAAGGTCTAAGGGTAATTGCTATAGGAAAAATGAAGGTAAATGATGTAGAAAATATACCATCCACTATTCATGAATGCAAATTAGAATTATTAGGTTTAGTAGGACTTGCAGATCCACCTCGAGATGGAATAAATAAAGATATACAGAGGTGCGTAAAGGCAGGAGTACGAGTTGTAATGATCACTGGAGACAACGGAATCACTGCAAGTTCAATTGCAAAGCAAGTAGGAATTCCACACAGTGATGAGATTATCACAGGTGATGATTTAAATAATATGGAGGATGATGAACTTAGAGAAAAAATAAAGACTGTAAGTATATTTTCGAGAGTAGTACCAGAGCATAAGATGCGTATTGTCAAAGCTTTTAAAGAAATTGGAGAAGTTGTTGCTATGACAGGAGATGGAGTAAATGATGCTCCAGCTTTAAAATATGCAGACATTGGAATTGCTATGGGGAAAAGAGGCTCAGAGGTTTCAAGAGAGGCAGCAGACTTAATTCTATTAGATGATAATTTTTCTACTATAGTTGATACAATTAAAGATGGCAGAAGAATATATGATAATATCAGAAAAGCTGTGGGGTATGTTTTCACAATTCATATACCAATTGCTTTTGCTTCATTATTAGCACCTCTTCTTGGTGTAGAATCTTCACTATTATTGTTGTTGCCTGTACATGTTGTCTTACTTGAATTAATAATTGACCCAACTTGTTCAATAGTTTTGGAAAGGCAGCCTGCAGAAGATGATATTATGGAAAGACAGCCTAGAAATGCAAAGGAAAATATATTGACACCAAATTTATTATTAAGAAGTGTACTTCAAGGGATGGTACTATTTATTGCTTCATTTGGAACCTATTATTTATACTTGCAGCAGAATCCACAGGAAGCAGCTACAGCTCGTTCAATGGGATTAGCTATAATAATGATTGCTAATTTATTGCTTGTACAAGTAAACAGTTCAAATAAAAACTTGGCTTATGAATCTGTTGCTAACCTAAAAAAAGATAAAGTTATGTGGGCAATATTCATAGGTACAATAGTAGGACTTGCTGTGATTTTATACAGTCCTATTTCTATATTTTTAAATCTTGCTCCCTTAAGCATTATGCAATTAGGAATAGTAGTTGGAATTGCAGTAATCTCAGTTATGTGGTACGACATTATGAAGTTATTTAAGAAAGATTAA
- a CDS encoding ABC transporter permease, whose protein sequence is MKSYSEISTRYIKQNKKRTILTIMGITLATILLFAIGTFLLSFRDAMIERAKKDTGDFEFQLNYLSKEEAEKVVNNAEVKNTAIERNSDTLYYLLQQNQQRQVAVIYVDKGYYERIFTSKLVQGRIPSASDEIIIDTYNTKSLNVKLGDTLTLTTKGGEGKKFKIVGVTQPEYYRGISIYSYFDSTRLESEYKYNLSINLKSEKHKQQIVQKIISQANIKVSDDTKHDNSQLLYLTQNGGNQFKAEGLEYISIFVIGMIMISTIIVIYNSFNISVIERMRYFGILKAIGATPKQIKRIVFKEGFLMGGIALPLGCLIGFFSLKYGIKLFIGDKLVYFDNFKVGFYPIIILITAVLVSITIFLSLIGPARKAKKVSAVDAMRNKNEIKLGKLKRRKGRIVSKLFGVEGSIAYKNIRRTPFRFIVTTLALTISIIMFNVFYGTIDYAKQSISQEFVNSSYEARLFKGGSQPVFSDKEIKELETKDFLKNRYDYMTSNIDFVLNNQYINEEYSSKTQNSLDDKTYKSAGYTKIEGAKIISSKLNELQIAEKYIKKGKFDKEALKNGGVILLDGSQKRNKNGELDTVRVTNYKVGDIIKIPKIKKYTDYNQLEDKEIAYEKWDEDMKSQISMAINKGEFYEFPIIAIADREPFDGYSVDGAGLMMNEELYSKLIGKSEPTRLFFDFDNNNDRIKAVDYFQSTQAYTNYMFADMKAEVDHVNNIFKQIGFFVYCFIIIITIISIVNIFNTISTNLLLRKKEFSTLKAIGMTEKQLRKSAMLEGTLYGIIAAVFGGVISAILLEVMVKLVSGLAELQYKFDVVPFILSIVCAILVTYLSTLAPLKRIKKLTIVEGISDEE, encoded by the coding sequence ATGAAAAGTTATAGTGAAATATCTACAAGATATATAAAGCAAAACAAAAAAAGAACTATATTAACCATAATGGGTATAACTTTAGCTACAATTTTACTTTTTGCTATAGGAACTTTTCTATTAAGCTTTAGGGATGCAATGATTGAACGTGCCAAGAAGGATACAGGAGATTTTGAGTTTCAATTAAATTATCTAAGTAAAGAAGAAGCAGAAAAAGTTGTGAATAATGCAGAAGTTAAGAATACAGCAATAGAGAGAAATTCTGATACTCTATATTATTTATTGCAACAAAATCAACAAAGGCAAGTTGCAGTTATATATGTTGATAAAGGGTACTATGAAAGAATTTTTACATCAAAATTAGTTCAAGGTAGGATTCCATCTGCCTCAGATGAGATAATAATAGATACTTATAATACAAAGAGTCTTAATGTTAAATTAGGAGACACTTTGACGCTGACTACAAAAGGTGGAGAAGGTAAGAAGTTTAAAATAGTTGGAGTTACCCAGCCTGAATATTATCGTGGAATTAGTATATATTCATATTTTGATAGTACAAGATTAGAATCAGAGTACAAATACAATCTAAGTATAAATTTAAAGAGTGAAAAGCATAAACAACAAATTGTGCAAAAGATAATATCACAAGCAAATATAAAAGTAAGTGATGATACTAAACATGATAATAGTCAACTTTTATATTTAACTCAAAATGGAGGAAATCAATTTAAAGCAGAAGGCCTAGAATATATATCTATATTTGTTATTGGCATGATTATGATAAGTACAATCATTGTAATTTATAATTCTTTTAACATATCAGTTATAGAAAGGATGAGATATTTTGGTATATTAAAGGCTATTGGAGCTACACCAAAACAAATAAAAAGAATTGTATTTAAAGAAGGATTCTTAATGGGGGGGATTGCGCTTCCTTTAGGCTGTTTAATAGGATTTTTTTCTCTTAAGTATGGTATAAAGTTATTTATTGGTGATAAATTAGTATATTTTGATAACTTTAAGGTAGGATTCTATCCAATAATTATATTAATAACAGCAGTTTTAGTAAGTATCACTATATTTTTATCTTTGATTGGACCAGCTAGAAAAGCAAAAAAAGTATCAGCTGTTGATGCAATGAGAAATAAGAATGAAATTAAATTAGGTAAGCTTAAAAGAAGAAAGGGGAGAATAGTATCTAAATTATTTGGAGTTGAAGGTAGTATTGCTTACAAAAATATTAGAAGAACTCCTTTTAGATTTATAGTGACGACTCTAGCCTTAACTATTTCTATTATAATGTTTAATGTGTTTTATGGGACCATAGATTATGCAAAACAATCTATTTCGCAAGAGTTTGTTAATTCATCTTATGAAGCAAGGCTATTTAAAGGTGGCTCACAGCCTGTTTTTTCAGATAAAGAGATTAAAGAATTGGAAACTAAAGATTTCTTGAAAAATAGGTATGATTATATGACTTCTAATATTGATTTTGTTTTAAATAATCAATATATAAATGAGGAATACAGTAGTAAAACCCAAAATTCTCTTGATGATAAAACATATAAAAGTGCTGGATATACTAAAATAGAAGGGGCAAAAATAATTTCTAGTAAACTAAATGAACTTCAAATAGCAGAGAAATATATTAAAAAAGGAAAGTTTGATAAAGAAGCCTTGAAAAATGGAGGAGTAATTCTTCTTGATGGTTCTCAAAAAAGAAATAAAAACGGAGAATTAGATACTGTTAGAGTCACAAATTATAAGGTTGGAGACATAATAAAAATTCCAAAGATAAAAAAATATACTGATTATAATCAGTTGGAAGATAAAGAAATCGCTTATGAAAAATGGGATGAAGATATGAAAAGTCAAATTTCAATGGCTATAAATAAGGGTGAATTTTATGAATTTCCTATAATAGCTATTGCAGATAGAGAACCATTTGATGGTTATAGTGTAGATGGTGCAGGTTTAATGATGAATGAAGAGTTATATAGCAAGTTAATAGGAAAATCTGAACCTACAAGATTATTTTTTGATTTTGATAACAATAATGATAGGATAAAAGCAGTAGATTATTTTCAAAGTACACAAGCTTATACTAACTATATGTTTGCAGATATGAAAGCAGAAGTAGATCATGTTAATAACATATTTAAACAAATAGGTTTCTTTGTTTACTGTTTCATTATAATAATAACTATTATATCTATAGTTAATATATTTAATACTATTTCTACAAATCTTTTATTGAGAAAGAAGGAATTTTCAACACTTAAGGCTATTGGAATGACTGAAAAACAACTTAGAAAGAGTGCGATGTTAGAAGGGACTCTCTATGGAATAATTGCAGCTGTATTTGGAGGTGTTATTTCAGCTATACTTTTGGAAGTGATGGTAAAGCTAGTGTCAGGGCTTGCAGAGTTACAATATAAATTTGATGTTGTGCCATTTATTTTATCTATAGTTTGTGCAATTTTGGTAACTTATTTATCCACTTTAGCACCATTAAAGAGAATAAAAAAACTTACTATTGTTGAAGGAATAAGTGACGAAGAATAA